A stretch of Thermococcus bergensis DNA encodes these proteins:
- a CDS encoding RNA-binding protein: MAKLQAHHIRVSTFAHATEDPEKVLEAMGTFFPEDVPSDDIEFEILETEGYFGNPIKVINAEVSRSKSVRKMLEHIKGLLSEEDKRYLLENLEEKVDDMGTFFIRFSKQKAYLGEAEVSEGEDVIQVKIKVKAFPMRKESVVKAIREWLSE, translated from the coding sequence ATGGCAAAGCTCCAGGCTCATCACATAAGAGTATCAACCTTTGCACATGCAACCGAAGACCCGGAGAAGGTTCTCGAAGCCATGGGGACTTTTTTTCCAGAGGATGTCCCCTCAGATGACATAGAATTTGAGATACTTGAGACCGAAGGCTACTTTGGAAATCCAATAAAGGTCATAAATGCCGAGGTGAGTAGGAGCAAAAGCGTCAGAAAGATGCTGGAGCACATCAAGGGACTTTTAAGCGAGGAGGATAAGAGGTACCTTTTAGAAAACCTCGAAGAAAAGGTTGATGACATGGGAACGTTTTTCATTCGCTTCAGCAAGCAGAAGGCATATCTGGGAGAAGCGGAGGTTAGCGAGGGAGAGGACGTCATCCAAGTTAAGATAAAGGTCAAAGCATTTCCAATGAGAAAGGAAAGTGTCGTGAAGGCCATCAGGGAGTGGTTGAGCGAATGA